In one Brassica oleracea var. oleracea cultivar TO1000 chromosome C9, BOL, whole genome shotgun sequence genomic region, the following are encoded:
- the LOC106318354 gene encoding tropinone reductase homolog At5g06060-like — MESDGRWSLAGKAALVTGGTRGIGRAIVKELARLGAKVHTCSRNQEELKACLDDWKSNGLVVSGSVCDASDRDQREKLIQEVSSAFSGKLNILVNNVGTSVRKPTMEYTSEDYVKIMSTNLESAFHISQIAHPLLKASGVGSIVFISSVAGLVRLSTASIYGATKGALNQLTRNLACEWAGDNIRTNSVAPWYIKTSLVQPLLEKKGFVDAVVDRTPLGRVGEPEEVASLVAFLCLPAASYITGQVIAVDGGFTVNGFSYVM, encoded by the exons ATGGAGAGTGACGGAAGATGGTCCCTCGCCGGGAAAGCCGCTCTAGTAACCGGCGGTACTCGTGGAATCGG GCGAGCAATAGTTAAGGAGCTAGCAAGACTCGGTGCAAAAGTTCATACTTGTTCAAGGAACCAGGAAGAGCTTAAAGCATGCTTGGATGATTGGAAGTCCAACGGTTTAGTGGTATCCGGTTCAGTCTGTGATGCTTCGGATAGGGATCAGAGGGAGAAGTTAATTCAAGAAGTTTCCTCTGCTTTTAGCGGCAAGCTCAACATCCTT GTAAATAATGTTGGAACGAGTGTAAGGAAACCAACAATGGAGTACACGAGTGAGGATTATGTGAAAATCATGTCGACCAACTTGGAGTCCGCTTTCCATATTTCCCAAATTGCACATCCTCTTTTAAAAGCATCTGGGGTTGGTAGCATTGTGTTCATCTCCTCTGTAGCTGGCCTGGTCCGTCTTAGTACTGCATCTATCTATGGTGCAACGAAAG GAGCACTTAATCAGCTTACAAGGAATCTAGCTTGCGAGTGGGCAGGCGACAACATCAGAACCAACTCCGTGGCGCCATGGTACATCAAGACCTCACTTGTTCAACCG CTACTTGAGAAGAAAGGTTTTGTTGACGCTGTAGTTGACCGCACCCCACTTGGGCGCGTTGGAGAACCAGAGGAAGTCGCATCGCTGGTTGCGTTCCTCTGTCTTCCCGCAGCCTCTTACATCACTGGACAGGTCATTGCTGTTGACGGAGGATTCACAGTCAACGGTTTCAGTTACGTTATGTAA
- the LOC106315332 gene encoding tropinone reductase homolog At5g06060-like: protein MESDKRWSLAGKTALVTGGTRGIGRAIVEELARFGARVHTCSRNQEELKACLDDWRSNDLKVSGSVCDASDRGEREKLMQQVSSASSGKLNILVNSLGLESLHNVGTNVWNPTVEYTSEDYAKVMSTNFESAFHFSQIAHPLLKASGVGSIVFVSSVAGLVYASAGPIYGATKGAVNQLTRNLACEWACDNIRTNSVAPWYIKTSFVEPLSLHYALKINDKEFMGAVVNRTPLGRVGEPEEVASLVAFLCLPAASYITGQVIVADGGFFNYANEA from the exons ATGGAGAGTGACAAAAGATGGTCCCTCGCCGGAAAAACCGCTCTAGTAACCGGCGGTACTCGTGGTATCGG GAGAGCAATAGTTGAGGAACTCGCAAGATTCGGGGCAAGAGTTCATACTTGTTCAAGGAACCAAGAAGAGCTAAAAGCATGCTTGGATGATTGGAGATCCAATGATTTAAAGGTATCCGGTTCAGTCTGTGATGCTTCCGATAGGGGCGAGAGGGAAAAGTTGATGCAGCAAGTTTCCTCTGCTTCTAGCGGCAAGCTCAACATCCTTGTAA ATAGTTTGGGGTTGGAGTCATTACACAATGTTGGAACTAATGTATGGAATCCAACAGTGGAGTACACGAGTGAGGATTATGCAAAAGTCATGTCGACCAACTTTGAATCCGCTTTCCATTTTTCCCAAATCGCGCATCCTCTTCTGAAAGCATCTGGGGTCGGAAGCATTGTGTTTGTTTCCTCTGTAGCTGGCCTGGTGTATGCTAGTGCTGGACCTATCTATGGTGCAACAAAAG GAGCAGTTAATCAGCTTACAAGGAATCTAGCTTGTGAGTGGGCATGCGACAATATCAGAACCAACTCCGTGGCGCCATGGTACATCAAGACCTCATTTGTTGAACCGTTATCTCTCCACTATGCCCTCAAAATAAAT GATAAAGAGTTTATGGGCGCCGTGGTTAACCGGACCCCACTTGGTCGAGTTGGAGAACCAGAGGAAGTTGCTTCGCTGGTTGCTTTCCTCTGCCTTCCCGCTGCCTCTTACATCACCGGACAGGTCATTGTCGCTGACGGAGGATTCTTCAATTACGCCAATGAAGCCTAA